In a single window of the Microbacterium sp. SL75 genome:
- a CDS encoding proline iminopeptidase-family hydrolase: MQREITVPFHDGFTWARLTEPAEPSGKAPLFVLHGGPGMAHDYVSNLDALADLTGRTVVHYDQIGCGKSSHHPDAPASQWVPQLFVDEFHNLQRALGFDEYHVLGQSWGGMLGAEIAVRQPAGLRSLEICNSPASMALWLAGAARLRAELPARAREALDRHEAAGTLDDPEYAEATRVFYERHVCRVTPMPQDFVDSEQQMLADPTVYFTMNGPNEFHVVGTGRDWTIIDRLPRVAVPTLVVAGEFDEATPETWEPFVERIPGARSHVFAGASHCTHLEMPEAFRAVIADFLAPLP, from the coding sequence ATGCAGCGCGAGATCACCGTTCCCTTCCACGACGGCTTCACCTGGGCCAGACTCACCGAACCGGCCGAGCCCTCCGGGAAGGCCCCCCTCTTCGTCCTCCACGGCGGGCCGGGGATGGCGCACGACTACGTCTCGAACCTCGACGCGCTCGCCGATCTGACCGGGCGCACCGTCGTGCACTACGACCAGATCGGCTGCGGCAAGAGTTCGCACCACCCCGACGCCCCGGCCTCCCAGTGGGTGCCGCAGCTGTTCGTCGACGAGTTCCACAACCTGCAGCGCGCGCTCGGCTTCGACGAGTACCACGTGCTCGGGCAGTCCTGGGGCGGCATGCTCGGAGCCGAGATCGCCGTCCGCCAGCCCGCGGGGCTGCGGAGCCTGGAGATCTGCAACTCCCCGGCATCCATGGCCCTCTGGCTCGCGGGGGCGGCCCGCCTCCGTGCCGAGCTCCCCGCACGAGCCCGCGAGGCGCTCGACCGCCACGAAGCCGCGGGTACCCTCGACGACCCGGAGTACGCGGAGGCCACCCGCGTGTTCTACGAGCGGCACGTCTGCCGAGTGACCCCCATGCCGCAGGACTTCGTCGACAGCGAGCAGCAGATGCTCGCCGACCCGACCGTCTACTTCACGATGAACGGCCCGAACGAGTTCCACGTCGTCGGCACCGGTCGCGACTGGACGATCATCGACCGTCTGCCCCGGGTCGCCGTGCCCACGCTCGTGGTCGCCGGCGAGTTCGACGAGGCCACGCCCGAGACCTGGGAGCCCTTCGTCGAGCGCATCCCCGGCGCCCGGTCGCACGTCTTCGCCGGGGCGAGCCACTGCACCCACCTCGAGATGCCCGAGGCCTTCCGCGCGGTCATCGCCGACTTCCTCGCACCCCTTCCCTGA
- a CDS encoding FadR/GntR family transcriptional regulator, whose product MADTDDASLVERVTERLITAVAVGEFLPGTRLPAERDLSPLLGVGRTTVRAALDDLSTRGLIERRRGRGGGTFVTEEWPASIVVGVDRWFEERWSDLVDACTASSMLHSSLARLAAERRSDADIAVMRERLAEFHSAESGGPKQRADSLLHLAIIEAAHNTALRDILLEHERHLSLSAPAHPWGDRGSHRRMETRAAREHDAIVDAIVQALPEQAAELARRHVQIDLELFTEAREFARRRAAEAAAG is encoded by the coding sequence ATGGCCGACACCGACGACGCCTCCCTGGTGGAGCGCGTGACCGAGCGATTGATCACCGCCGTCGCGGTGGGCGAGTTCCTCCCGGGTACCCGCCTGCCCGCCGAGCGCGACCTCTCGCCCCTCCTGGGCGTCGGCCGGACGACGGTGCGCGCGGCCCTCGACGACCTGTCCACGAGGGGTCTGATCGAACGGCGTCGGGGGCGCGGGGGCGGCACGTTCGTCACCGAGGAGTGGCCCGCCTCCATCGTCGTCGGCGTCGACCGCTGGTTCGAGGAGCGCTGGAGCGACCTGGTCGACGCGTGCACCGCGAGCTCGATGCTGCACTCCTCGCTCGCGCGCCTCGCCGCCGAGCGGCGCAGCGACGCCGACATCGCCGTCATGCGTGAGCGCCTCGCCGAGTTCCACTCCGCCGAGTCGGGCGGCCCCAAGCAGCGCGCCGACAGCCTGCTGCACCTCGCGATCATCGAGGCGGCGCACAACACCGCGCTGCGCGACATCCTGCTCGAGCACGAGCGACATCTGTCACTGTCGGCACCAGCGCACCCGTGGGGCGATCGCGGCAGTCATCGCCGCATGGAGACGCGCGCGGCGCGAGAGCACGACGCGATCGTCGATGCGATCGTTCAGGCCTTGCCCGAACAGGCCGCCGAGCTGGCCCGCCGGCACGTGCAGATCGACCTCGAGTTGTTCACCGAGGCGCGGGAGTTCGCGCGCCGCCGGGCAGCCGAGGCTGCGGCCGGCTGA
- a CDS encoding GNAT family N-acetyltransferase, whose product MTAHDITLEGHGIRLTPAEPADAAQAWPLTDAELWARMTTPWADSVEAYAARVEQQVATPGLYAFTVRDAETREVRGATTFYEYVPPQGRVEIGTTWYGRAFQGGRTNPAAKLLLLAHAFDQWQVNRVALRCDARNERSARAIERLGATREGRLRRHRIAPDGSVSDTLYFSILREEWPAVRAGLEGRLGG is encoded by the coding sequence ATGACCGCTCACGACATCACGCTCGAGGGTCACGGCATCCGTCTGACCCCGGCGGAGCCGGCGGACGCGGCGCAGGCGTGGCCGCTGACCGACGCGGAGCTCTGGGCTCGCATGACGACCCCGTGGGCGGATTCGGTCGAGGCCTACGCCGCTCGGGTCGAGCAGCAGGTCGCGACGCCGGGGCTGTACGCCTTCACCGTGCGCGACGCCGAGACGCGAGAGGTTCGCGGTGCGACGACGTTCTACGAGTACGTGCCGCCGCAGGGGCGGGTCGAGATCGGGACGACCTGGTACGGCCGCGCCTTCCAGGGTGGGCGCACGAACCCCGCCGCGAAGCTGCTGCTGCTCGCCCACGCCTTCGACCAGTGGCAGGTGAATCGAGTGGCGCTGCGCTGCGACGCGCGGAACGAGCGCAGTGCGCGCGCGATCGAGCGACTCGGCGCGACGCGAGAGGGGCGGCTCCGGCGGCACCGCATCGCACCCGACGGCAGTGTGTCGGACACGCTGTACTTCTCGATCCTCCGCGAGGAGTGGCCGGCCGTGCGCGCGGGTCTCGAGGGGCGTCTGGGCGGCTGA
- a CDS encoding MerR family transcriptional regulator, translated as MTDVRPMQIGELAERTGLSIRTLRHYDEIGLLRPSARSEGGFRLYTADDESRLLLIRRMKPLGYSLEQMGELLAVVDGLTEAPDDSALVARLADIRDEAHRRREDLRRQLAAADEFVSQLEAR; from the coding sequence ATGACCGACGTGCGGCCGATGCAGATCGGCGAACTCGCCGAGCGGACGGGGCTGTCGATCCGCACCCTTCGCCACTACGACGAGATCGGGCTGCTCCGCCCCTCGGCGCGCAGCGAGGGCGGGTTCCGGCTCTACACGGCCGACGACGAGTCGCGGTTGCTTCTCATCCGCCGGATGAAGCCGCTCGGATACTCCCTCGAGCAGATGGGGGAGCTGCTCGCCGTGGTCGACGGACTCACCGAGGCCCCGGACGATTCCGCTCTGGTGGCCCGTCTCGCCGACATTCGCGACGAGGCGCATCGCCGTCGCGAAGACCTGCGGCGCCAGCTCGCCGCCGCCGACGAGTTCGTCAGCCAGCTGGAGGCGCGATGA
- a CDS encoding SulP family inorganic anion transporter → MTSAPARPRTEPTVLQALRSPRLLTREVLAGLVVAIALIPEAIAFSIIAGVDPRLGLFSSFVMAVAIAFLGGRPAMITAATGAIALVIAPVAREHGADYLLATVILGGILQVILGILGVAKLMRFIPRSVMVGFVNALAILIFVAQVPQLIGVPWAVYPIAAAGLAIMYLLPRVTKVVPAPLVAIVLLTAAAVVFGISVPTVGDQGALPESLPALLVPNVPLTGETLAIILPFAVAMAIVGLLESLMTAALVDDITDTPSSKTRESLGQGAANLLSGLFGGMGGCAMIGQTMINVKASGARTRISTFLAGVFLLVLVLAFGDVVAVVPMAVLVAVMIVVSIATFDWYSIRPSTLRRMPLSETIVMVLTVAVTVWTHNLAIGVGVGVIAAAVLFARRVASVTAVTRSVEGDTARYTVEGELFFASSNDLTTKFAYHDDPRRVVIDLSRSHVWDASTVAALDAVQTKYAHLGTTVEIEGMNDTAARLHARLSGGLGAGH, encoded by the coding sequence ATGACCTCTGCCCCCGCGCGCCCGCGCACCGAGCCCACCGTCCTGCAGGCCCTGCGTTCGCCTCGCCTGCTGACCCGCGAGGTGCTGGCCGGCCTCGTCGTCGCCATCGCCCTCATCCCCGAGGCGATCGCCTTCTCGATCATCGCCGGGGTCGACCCGCGCCTCGGGCTCTTCTCATCGTTCGTGATGGCCGTGGCGATCGCCTTCCTCGGCGGCCGCCCCGCCATGATCACCGCCGCCACCGGCGCGATCGCCCTGGTCATCGCCCCCGTGGCCCGCGAGCACGGGGCCGACTACCTGCTCGCGACGGTGATCCTGGGCGGCATCCTGCAGGTCATCCTCGGCATTCTCGGGGTCGCCAAGCTCATGCGATTCATTCCCCGCAGCGTCATGGTGGGCTTCGTCAACGCCCTCGCGATCCTGATCTTCGTCGCCCAGGTGCCGCAGCTGATCGGCGTGCCCTGGGCGGTCTACCCGATCGCGGCGGCGGGGCTGGCGATCATGTATCTGCTGCCGCGCGTGACCAAGGTCGTCCCGGCGCCGCTGGTCGCGATCGTCCTGCTCACCGCAGCCGCGGTCGTCTTCGGCATCTCGGTGCCCACCGTGGGCGACCAGGGCGCCCTGCCCGAGAGCCTGCCCGCCCTGCTTGTTCCGAACGTGCCGCTCACCGGCGAGACGCTCGCGATCATCCTGCCCTTCGCCGTCGCCATGGCGATCGTCGGCCTTCTCGAATCGCTCATGACCGCGGCCCTCGTCGACGACATCACCGACACCCCCTCGTCGAAGACGCGCGAGTCCCTCGGCCAGGGGGCGGCGAACCTGCTGTCGGGGCTGTTCGGCGGAATGGGCGGCTGCGCCATGATCGGCCAGACGATGATCAACGTGAAGGCCTCGGGAGCGCGCACCCGCATCTCGACCTTCCTGGCCGGCGTCTTCCTGCTCGTGCTCGTGCTGGCCTTCGGCGACGTGGTCGCCGTCGTTCCGATGGCGGTGCTCGTGGCCGTGATGATCGTCGTATCGATCGCCACCTTCGACTGGTACAGCATCCGCCCCTCCACCCTTCGCCGGATGCCGCTGAGCGAGACGATCGTGATGGTGCTCACGGTCGCCGTGACGGTGTGGACGCACAATCTCGCGATCGGCGTGGGTGTGGGCGTGATCGCCGCCGCGGTGCTCTTCGCACGACGGGTCGCGAGCGTCACCGCGGTGACGCGGTCCGTGGAGGGCGACACCGCTCGCTACACCGTGGAGGGCGAGCTGTTCTTCGCCTCGAGCAACGACCTGACCACGAAGTTCGCGTACCACGACGACCCTCGGCGGGTCGTCATCGACCTTTCGCGCTCGCACGTCTGGGACGCGTCCACGGTTGCAGCTCTCGACGCGGTGCAGACGAAGTACGCGCACCTCGGCACGACGGTCGAGATCGAGGGCATGAACGACACCGCCGCCCGGCTGCACGCGCGCCTGAGCGGAGGGCTCGGCGCGGGACACTGA
- a CDS encoding helix-turn-helix transcriptional regulator: MEHTNIETRDAETVEHLWQTVVPGARISRAEVIQPALAWHAASEPGFAFCDYTIGSTMIVESDPRDQVVVGRIAGPRVSGTYRRERIDTAVPFMVVDRPLEIAFTGRIAGTAVSFARSDFDEAARRLSGDDTLRVRPTGYAPVSEQRLRYWSRTWEYARDVLLRSPERTPIIEQQARTLLLEASLLAFPTTFTEALAAGRPSRPLPAPVRRAKAYVEAHAAEPVVLADIAQAARLSPRGLQYAFRAATGRTPMQYLRRVRLDAARAELRSADPSVETVAAIAARWGFSNLGRFAAMYRGEFGETPSMTLRS, translated from the coding sequence GTGGAGCATACGAACATCGAAACCCGCGACGCCGAGACGGTGGAGCACCTGTGGCAGACCGTCGTTCCCGGAGCGCGCATCTCGCGCGCCGAGGTGATCCAGCCGGCTCTCGCCTGGCATGCGGCCTCCGAGCCCGGTTTCGCTTTCTGCGATTACACGATCGGTTCGACGATGATCGTCGAGTCCGATCCGCGCGATCAGGTCGTGGTCGGTCGTATCGCCGGTCCCCGGGTATCGGGTACCTACCGTCGCGAGCGCATCGACACGGCGGTGCCGTTCATGGTCGTCGACCGCCCTCTCGAGATCGCCTTCACCGGGCGCATCGCCGGTACCGCCGTCTCGTTCGCCCGCTCCGACTTCGACGAAGCCGCGCGGCGGCTGTCGGGCGACGACACCCTGCGCGTCCGGCCGACAGGGTACGCGCCGGTGAGCGAGCAGCGCCTGCGCTACTGGTCGCGCACGTGGGAGTACGCCCGCGACGTGCTGCTGCGCTCACCCGAACGAACCCCGATCATCGAGCAGCAGGCCCGCACCCTTTTGCTGGAGGCCTCGCTCCTCGCCTTCCCGACGACCTTCACCGAGGCCCTCGCGGCCGGCCGCCCCTCGCGGCCGCTGCCCGCCCCGGTGCGCCGGGCCAAGGCGTACGTCGAGGCGCACGCGGCAGAGCCCGTGGTGCTGGCCGATATCGCGCAGGCGGCTCGTCTGTCGCCGCGCGGCCTGCAGTACGCGTTCCGCGCGGCCACCGGACGAACCCCGATGCAGTACCTGCGCCGCGTGCGTCTGGACGCCGCACGCGCCGAGTTGCGCAGCGCCGACCCGTCGGTCGAGACGGTCGCGGCGATCGCGGCACGGTGGGGGTTCTCGAACCTCGGGCGCTTCGCCGCGATGTATCGCGGGGAGTTCGGCGAGACGCCGTCGATGACGCTGCGGTCCTGA
- a CDS encoding MarR family winged helix-turn-helix transcriptional regulator, protein MHSSPETSSRPAPGSEVGRALLAYGEARRVAAAEARRELSLNELDARALLFVAENPGARPSHVRDHLGITSAGVTTLIDRLVQRGAVRRDLDEQDRRVNHITVIIDLDTAPWSQLRAFDTAVEAAIADVDPVDAKRLAEVLDRITAQAVS, encoded by the coding sequence GTGCACTCGTCCCCCGAAACTTCGTCTCGCCCCGCGCCGGGGTCGGAGGTCGGCCGCGCCCTCCTCGCCTACGGCGAAGCCCGCCGGGTCGCCGCCGCGGAAGCGCGTCGTGAGCTGTCCTTGAACGAGCTCGACGCTCGCGCCCTGCTGTTCGTCGCCGAGAATCCCGGGGCTCGGCCCTCGCACGTGCGTGACCACCTCGGCATCACCTCGGCCGGCGTCACCACGCTCATCGACCGCCTCGTGCAGCGCGGTGCCGTGCGGCGCGACCTCGACGAACAAGATCGTCGGGTGAACCACATCACGGTGATCATCGACCTCGACACTGCGCCGTGGTCACAGCTTCGCGCCTTCGACACCGCCGTCGAAGCGGCGATCGCCGACGTGGATCCCGTCGATGCGAAACGGCTCGCCGAAGTCCTCGACCGCATCACCGCGCAAGCCGTGAGCTGA
- a CDS encoding glycosyltransferase, which translates to MTRPVRVLSLYEGFFAGGARILHSDVVEGLAADGTQEHRVLSLTSAARRDASLQFAHDDTRFRRLQERGVRIDTFDRVAGDRPPGPDEYTRDELTHAARLFAEADVILSLKEQPLSLVVALERAGMLPDRAIAACLHRSDPTHSGPALGWLVESASCGAVTATISCAESTSRAYARAGVSAGEAWVIDNGIDTRRFRPGTRAERRRIRAGLGIPDSAPVVLLAARFDAMKDPGLFLRAVAAHARTAPGTQYVVCGSGMTRANPAFVSLLADSGVDDGVPLHALGLREDMPELYRIADVVALTSAFGEASPLCLVEGAASGAVPVTTDVGDAARLVEGFGLVTARDVDAIVQAWGDALALGPALRAAALAARARMDRGRMIADYRATVENLLVSRMLAA; encoded by the coding sequence ATGACTCGACCCGTGCGTGTGCTCTCGCTCTACGAAGGCTTCTTCGCCGGAGGCGCGCGAATCCTCCATTCCGATGTCGTCGAGGGGCTCGCGGCCGACGGGACGCAGGAGCACCGTGTGCTGTCGCTGACGTCCGCCGCACGGCGGGACGCGTCCCTGCAGTTCGCGCACGACGACACCCGGTTTCGTCGTCTGCAGGAGCGCGGGGTCCGCATCGACACGTTCGACCGCGTCGCCGGTGACCGCCCCCCGGGCCCCGACGAGTACACGAGGGACGAGCTCACGCACGCCGCGCGCCTGTTCGCGGAGGCCGACGTCATCCTCTCGCTGAAAGAGCAGCCGCTCAGCCTGGTCGTCGCCCTCGAGCGCGCGGGCATGCTGCCCGACCGCGCGATCGCCGCCTGCCTGCACCGCTCCGACCCCACCCACTCCGGCCCCGCCCTCGGCTGGCTCGTCGAGTCGGCTTCCTGCGGGGCAGTCACGGCGACGATCTCCTGCGCGGAGTCGACCTCCCGCGCCTACGCGCGCGCCGGCGTCTCGGCCGGTGAGGCCTGGGTCATCGACAACGGCATCGACACCCGCCGCTTCCGCCCCGGCACGCGCGCCGAGCGGCGACGGATCCGCGCGGGGCTCGGCATCCCGGACTCCGCCCCCGTGGTGCTGCTGGCCGCGCGCTTCGATGCGATGAAGGACCCCGGACTGTTCCTCCGGGCCGTCGCGGCGCACGCGCGCACGGCGCCCGGGACGCAGTACGTCGTGTGCGGATCGGGCATGACCCGCGCCAACCCGGCCTTCGTCTCGCTCCTCGCCGACAGCGGCGTCGACGACGGCGTGCCCCTGCACGCCCTGGGCCTTCGCGAGGACATGCCCGAGCTGTACCGCATCGCCGACGTCGTCGCTTTGACGAGCGCCTTCGGTGAGGCCTCTCCCCTCTGCCTCGTCGAGGGAGCGGCATCCGGAGCTGTTCCGGTGACCACCGACGTCGGAGACGCCGCGCGCCTCGTCGAGGGGTTCGGCCTGGTGACGGCGCGCGACGTCGACGCGATCGTCCAGGCCTGGGGAGACGCCCTCGCCCTCGGCCCGGCGCTGCGCGCAGCCGCCCTCGCGGCCCGGGCCCGCATGGACCGGGGCCGCATGATCGCCGACTACCGAGCGACGGTCGAGAACCTGCTCGTGTCGCGCATGCTGGCGGCCTGA
- a CDS encoding type III polyketide synthase, which yields MTARILSIGTALPDTRVDQSTLRDLFAAQPGFDRKAQRLVGAAFDAAAIDTRHVVLPQLAGGQGDALEVRDGDTLLMPPTGARNDEYRRTAPPLFAEASRAAIAGSGRTADAISHVVTVSCTGMFAPGPDYHLVRDLGLSPTVERYHLGFIGCAAAIPALRLAARIVGDDPAAVVLVACTELCSLHWQTSSHPDQIVAASVFADGAGAAVVASADSDHEGLDLEGFATHLIDQGEKDMAWTVGDSGFEMTLTPEVPRIIGREISAIAANVIGDLDDIDAWAVHPGGRSILDRVESALSLDAAALAPSREVLRQHGNMSSATLLFILRDLLADASRGDGDRVAALAFGPGLTVEAARLTLRRPAT from the coding sequence ATGACCGCCCGTATCCTCTCGATCGGCACGGCCCTGCCCGACACTCGTGTCGACCAGTCGACCCTGCGTGACCTGTTCGCCGCACAGCCCGGTTTCGACCGCAAGGCCCAGCGGCTCGTGGGGGCCGCCTTCGATGCCGCGGCCATCGACACCCGGCACGTGGTCCTTCCCCAACTCGCGGGCGGGCAGGGCGACGCACTCGAGGTCCGCGACGGCGACACACTCCTCATGCCCCCGACCGGCGCGCGCAACGACGAGTATCGTCGCACCGCTCCACCGCTGTTCGCCGAGGCCTCTCGCGCCGCCATCGCAGGTTCGGGACGGACCGCGGATGCCATCTCCCACGTCGTGACCGTCTCGTGCACCGGCATGTTCGCACCCGGCCCCGACTACCACCTGGTGCGCGATCTCGGGCTCTCTCCCACGGTCGAGCGCTACCACCTCGGCTTCATCGGGTGCGCGGCGGCCATCCCTGCCCTGCGGCTGGCCGCCCGCATCGTCGGCGACGATCCCGCCGCGGTCGTGCTCGTCGCGTGCACCGAGCTGTGTTCCCTGCATTGGCAGACCTCGTCCCACCCCGACCAGATCGTCGCAGCCTCGGTGTTCGCCGACGGAGCGGGAGCGGCGGTCGTGGCATCCGCAGATTCCGACCACGAGGGCCTCGACCTCGAGGGCTTCGCCACGCACCTCATAGACCAGGGCGAGAAAGACATGGCCTGGACGGTGGGCGACTCCGGGTTCGAGATGACCCTCACCCCCGAGGTGCCCCGCATCATCGGTCGCGAGATCTCCGCGATCGCCGCGAATGTGATCGGCGACCTCGACGACATCGACGCGTGGGCGGTGCACCCCGGAGGGCGGAGCATCCTCGACCGCGTCGAGAGTGCGCTCTCCCTCGATGCTGCGGCCCTCGCCCCCTCGCGAGAGGTGCTGCGCCAGCACGGAAACATGTCGAGCGCCACGCTGCTGTTCATCCTCCGCGACCTGCTCGCCGACGCCTCCCGCGGCGACGGAGACCGCGTGGCCGCCCTCGCCTTCGGCCCCGGCCTCACGGTGGAGGCGGCGCGTCTGACGCTGCGCCGTCCGGCCACGTGA
- a CDS encoding methyltransferase domain-containing protein has translation MDDPDCDPQALAATYRRFDLVNRMVSAWGHVYRSRVRPELRALGRPARVLDLGCGGGDVLVRLAGLAARDGFELECVGADPDPRAIAAARDRARPGVRFVAQDSRALLAAGERFDIVVSNHVLHHLDAAALRGFTDDSLALSRGSVLHADIARGRLAYGLYAVGIAPLSAGTFLRVDGLRSIRRSYRAPELAAALGGPWRVETPAPFRVLAVARGQASRA, from the coding sequence ATGGACGACCCCGACTGCGACCCGCAGGCGCTGGCTGCGACCTACCGTCGCTTCGATCTCGTGAACCGCATGGTCTCGGCCTGGGGGCACGTCTACCGATCCCGCGTCCGGCCCGAGCTGCGCGCCCTCGGCCGCCCCGCGCGCGTGCTCGACCTGGGGTGCGGCGGAGGGGACGTCCTGGTGAGGTTGGCGGGTCTGGCCGCGCGTGACGGCTTCGAGCTCGAGTGCGTGGGCGCCGACCCCGACCCGCGCGCGATCGCCGCCGCCCGCGATCGCGCGCGGCCGGGGGTGCGGTTCGTCGCACAGGACTCGCGGGCCCTGCTCGCGGCCGGGGAGAGGTTCGACATCGTCGTGTCGAACCACGTTCTGCACCACCTGGACGCTGCGGCACTCCGAGGCTTCACCGACGACTCCCTCGCCCTGTCGAGGGGCAGCGTCCTGCACGCCGACATCGCACGCGGACGACTGGCCTACGGACTGTACGCGGTCGGTATCGCACCGCTGTCGGCGGGCACGTTCCTTCGCGTCGACGGCCTCCGCTCGATCCGTCGCAGCTACCGGGCTCCCGAGCTCGCCGCGGCGCTCGGAGGACCGTGGCGCGTGGAGACACCCGCGCCCTTCCGCGTCCTCGCCGTCGCCCGCGGGCAGGCCTCCCGTGCGTGA
- a CDS encoding FAD-dependent oxidoreductase, whose translation MREVLVVGAGPVGLALAADLRVRGVDVDVVERRTAIGGGTRAIGVHSPVLAHLEASGATDELLSRAVRIERGEARADGTVLAEIRFDRIRARHPYVAALPQVDTTEILTRLAPPVRRGITVTAVSDDGSSVRVQTTGQRGDEEVRARVVVVASGWAGRELVYRPGAVRTHEYPDRYAMADVVAPGGPVARVHLERAGVLESFPLPSGRRRLVAWAGTEDIPDAAAFLRRAVAERAGLDVDIPQATMFRVRRAVAPALRRGRVFVVGDAAHEVSPIGGQGMNLGLLDALTLSPLLSQWLRTGSADDLARWERDRLASARHAARLATLNTFLGRARGPAAHAAKTATLRTVLRGPGGAAFAHAYAMRFDRAATA comes from the coding sequence GTGCGTGAGGTCCTCGTCGTCGGAGCGGGCCCCGTCGGTCTCGCCCTCGCCGCGGACCTCCGCGTCCGCGGCGTCGACGTCGATGTCGTCGAGCGGCGGACGGCGATCGGCGGCGGCACCCGCGCCATCGGCGTCCATTCCCCCGTCCTGGCCCACCTCGAGGCTTCGGGCGCGACCGACGAGCTTCTCTCGCGCGCCGTCCGCATCGAGCGCGGCGAGGCGCGCGCCGACGGCACGGTGCTGGCCGAGATCCGCTTCGACCGGATCCGCGCCCGTCACCCGTACGTCGCCGCCCTCCCGCAGGTCGACACCACCGAGATCCTCACCCGGCTCGCCCCTCCCGTCCGACGCGGGATCACCGTCACGGCGGTCTCCGACGACGGCTCGTCGGTGCGTGTGCAGACGACCGGGCAGCGCGGCGACGAAGAGGTCCGGGCCCGGGTGGTCGTGGTCGCGTCCGGCTGGGCGGGCCGCGAGCTCGTCTACCGCCCCGGCGCCGTCCGCACGCACGAGTACCCCGACCGCTACGCGATGGCGGACGTCGTCGCCCCGGGCGGGCCCGTCGCCCGCGTGCACCTCGAACGCGCCGGCGTGCTCGAGTCCTTCCCCCTCCCGAGCGGTCGGCGCCGCCTCGTGGCCTGGGCCGGAACGGAGGACATCCCGGATGCCGCGGCCTTCCTGCGCCGCGCCGTCGCCGAGCGCGCCGGTCTCGATGTCGACATCCCGCAAGCGACGATGTTCCGCGTCCGCCGCGCCGTGGCCCCCGCGCTGCGGCGCGGACGGGTGTTCGTCGTCGGTGACGCAGCCCACGAGGTCAGCCCCATCGGGGGCCAGGGGATGAACCTCGGGCTGCTGGACGCGCTGACCCTCTCGCCCCTGCTGTCGCAATGGCTGCGGACGGGATCAGCGGACGACCTGGCTCGGTGGGAACGCGACCGTCTCGCCTCGGCCCGGCACGCCGCCCGACTCGCGACGCTGAACACCTTCCTCGGGCGGGCACGGGGGCCCGCAGCCCACGCGGCGAAGACCGCGACGCTGCGCACGGTCCTGCGGGGACCGGGCGGCGCCGCCTTCGCGCACGCCTACGCGATGCGATTCGATCGGGCCGCGACCGCCTAG
- a CDS encoding UbiA family prenyltransferase, which produces MTDAAAGPPLVRAFWGATHPGPTLVVTLLSLALGIAAGVEPWRLAVLVVAVFAGQVSVGLSNDAIDGARDAAVGRTDKPIAGGAITPERALAVAVASAVLAVALSLPLGPALVAAHALALASAWAYNAGLKSTPFSIVPFVLSFGLFPSFATLSLSPPALAAWWASLAGAALGAAVHLTNVVRDLDDDRRTGVRGLPHRLGARASVAIAALGIVAGAVAVLVGTDATVTGVVFFAAVTAVAVGVVVLVYVRSPGRAVFQLTMLAALLLAAQLVVS; this is translated from the coding sequence GTGACGGATGCCGCGGCAGGGCCGCCCCTCGTGCGCGCGTTCTGGGGCGCCACCCACCCGGGCCCGACCCTCGTGGTCACCCTCCTCTCGCTCGCCCTCGGCATCGCGGCGGGCGTCGAGCCGTGGCGCCTGGCCGTGCTGGTCGTCGCCGTCTTCGCCGGTCAGGTCTCGGTCGGGCTCTCGAACGACGCGATCGACGGCGCGCGCGACGCGGCTGTCGGTCGGACCGACAAGCCCATCGCCGGGGGAGCGATCACCCCGGAGCGCGCGCTCGCGGTGGCCGTGGCATCCGCGGTCCTCGCCGTCGCGCTGTCGCTCCCGCTCGGACCGGCTCTGGTAGCCGCCCACGCCCTGGCGCTCGCCTCCGCCTGGGCGTACAACGCGGGCCTCAAATCGACGCCGTTCTCGATCGTGCCGTTCGTGCTGAGCTTCGGGCTGTTCCCCTCGTTCGCGACGCTGTCGCTCTCGCCGCCCGCGCTCGCCGCGTGGTGGGCGTCTCTCGCGGGGGCGGCCCTGGGAGCGGCCGTCCACCTCACGAACGTCGTGCGGGACCTCGACGACGACAGGCGCACGGGAGTACGGGGCCTGCCGCACCGTCTGGGTGCCCGGGCGTCCGTGGCGATCGCGGCGCTGGGGATCGTGGCCGGAGCGGTCGCCGTCTTGGTCGGAACGGATGCCACGGTCACCGGCGTGGTCTTCTTCGCCGCGGTCACGGCGGTCGCCGTCGGCGTCGTCGTGCTCGTGTACGTGAGATCGCCCGGGCGGGCGGTGTTCCAGCTGACGATGCTGGCGGCGCTGTTGCTGGCGGCTCAGCTCGTCGTCTCGTGA